Proteins from one Gossypium raimondii isolate GPD5lz chromosome 8, ASM2569854v1, whole genome shotgun sequence genomic window:
- the LOC105791231 gene encoding agamous-like MADS-box protein MADS2 isoform X1 has product MVRGASRGIAQKECVDSFFSQNSFISYDTLHKLGISQPIQYLLPRFPEGIPLVAAFVHPSMIEMLDAAIEDAIERGSCYREHLKLKARYEELQRTQRNLLGEDLGPLNSKELEQLEHQLAYRFYLVWRTQYMLDQLSELQNKLEEISARNQFRVSWEGGEQSVAFTNQQAQSMGLFQPLECNPTLQIGIHIQGARNIAATHWDRAVRIQNQVTHKS; this is encoded by the exons ATGGTTCGTGGTGCTTCCAGGGGTATTGCTCAAAAGGAGTGTGTTGATTCTTTCTTCTCACAG AACTCTTTTATCAGCTATGACACTCTGCATAAACTTGGAATTTCCCAGCCTATTCAGTACTTGCTG CCCAGATTTCCTGAAGGCATACCACTAGTTGCAGCATTTGTTCACCCTTCAATGATTGAGATGTTGGATGCTGCTATTGAGGATGCAATTGAACGTGGTAGCTG CTACAGGGAGCACCTAAAACTGAAAGCTAGATATGAGGAACTGCAACGAACTCAGAG GAATCTCCTAGGTGAAGACTTGGGTCCATTGAACTCAAAGGAGCTTGAGCAGCTTGAGCATCAACTAGCTTATAGGTTTTATCTTGTTTGGAGG ACCCAATATATGCTTGACCAGCTTTCTGAACTTCAGAATAAG CTTGAAGAAATTAGTGCCAGAAACCAGTTTCGAGTATCATGGGAAGGTGGTGAGCAAAGTGTAGCATTCACTAACCAGCAGGCTCAATCTATGGGGTTGTTTCAGCCATTGGAATGCAATCCAACTTTGCAGATAGG GATTCACATTCAAGGAGCAAGAAACATCGCAGCAACTCATTGGGATCGAGCAGTCAGAATTCAGAATCAAGTGACACACAAGAGCTAG
- the LOC105791231 gene encoding agamous-like MADS-box protein MADS2 isoform X4, which translates to MVRGASRGIAQKECVDSFFSQNSFISYDTLHKLGISQPIQYLLPRFPEGIPLVAAFVHPSMIEMLDAAIEDAIERGSWNLLGEDLGPLNSKELEQLEHQLAYRFYLVWRLEEISARNQFRVSWEGGEQSVAFTNQQAQSMGLFQPLECNPTLQIGIHIQGARNIAATHWDRAVRIQNQVTHKS; encoded by the exons ATGGTTCGTGGTGCTTCCAGGGGTATTGCTCAAAAGGAGTGTGTTGATTCTTTCTTCTCACAG AACTCTTTTATCAGCTATGACACTCTGCATAAACTTGGAATTTCCCAGCCTATTCAGTACTTGCTG CCCAGATTTCCTGAAGGCATACCACTAGTTGCAGCATTTGTTCACCCTTCAATGATTGAGATGTTGGATGCTGCTATTGAGGATGCAATTGAACGTGGTAGCTG GAATCTCCTAGGTGAAGACTTGGGTCCATTGAACTCAAAGGAGCTTGAGCAGCTTGAGCATCAACTAGCTTATAGGTTTTATCTTGTTTGGAGG CTTGAAGAAATTAGTGCCAGAAACCAGTTTCGAGTATCATGGGAAGGTGGTGAGCAAAGTGTAGCATTCACTAACCAGCAGGCTCAATCTATGGGGTTGTTTCAGCCATTGGAATGCAATCCAACTTTGCAGATAGG GATTCACATTCAAGGAGCAAGAAACATCGCAGCAACTCATTGGGATCGAGCAGTCAGAATTCAGAATCAAGTGACACACAAGAGCTAG
- the LOC105791231 gene encoding agamous-like MADS-box protein MADS2 isoform X2: MVRGASRGIAQKECVDSFFSQNSFISYDTLHKLGISQPIQYLLPRFPEGIPLVAAFVHPSMIEMLDAAIEDAIERGSCYREHLKLKARYEELQRTQRNLLGEDLGPLNSKELEQLEHQLAYRFYLVWRLEEISARNQFRVSWEGGEQSVAFTNQQAQSMGLFQPLECNPTLQIGIHIQGARNIAATHWDRAVRIQNQVTHKS, from the exons ATGGTTCGTGGTGCTTCCAGGGGTATTGCTCAAAAGGAGTGTGTTGATTCTTTCTTCTCACAG AACTCTTTTATCAGCTATGACACTCTGCATAAACTTGGAATTTCCCAGCCTATTCAGTACTTGCTG CCCAGATTTCCTGAAGGCATACCACTAGTTGCAGCATTTGTTCACCCTTCAATGATTGAGATGTTGGATGCTGCTATTGAGGATGCAATTGAACGTGGTAGCTG CTACAGGGAGCACCTAAAACTGAAAGCTAGATATGAGGAACTGCAACGAACTCAGAG GAATCTCCTAGGTGAAGACTTGGGTCCATTGAACTCAAAGGAGCTTGAGCAGCTTGAGCATCAACTAGCTTATAGGTTTTATCTTGTTTGGAGG CTTGAAGAAATTAGTGCCAGAAACCAGTTTCGAGTATCATGGGAAGGTGGTGAGCAAAGTGTAGCATTCACTAACCAGCAGGCTCAATCTATGGGGTTGTTTCAGCCATTGGAATGCAATCCAACTTTGCAGATAGG GATTCACATTCAAGGAGCAAGAAACATCGCAGCAACTCATTGGGATCGAGCAGTCAGAATTCAGAATCAAGTGACACACAAGAGCTAG
- the LOC105791231 gene encoding agamous-like MADS-box protein MADS2 isoform X3, with product MVRGASRGIAQKECVDSFFSQNSFISYDTLHKLGISQPIQYLLPRFPEGIPLVAAFVHPSMIEMLDAAIEDAIERGSWNLLGEDLGPLNSKELEQLEHQLAYRFYLVWRTQYMLDQLSELQNKLEEISARNQFRVSWEGGEQSVAFTNQQAQSMGLFQPLECNPTLQIGIHIQGARNIAATHWDRAVRIQNQVTHKS from the exons ATGGTTCGTGGTGCTTCCAGGGGTATTGCTCAAAAGGAGTGTGTTGATTCTTTCTTCTCACAG AACTCTTTTATCAGCTATGACACTCTGCATAAACTTGGAATTTCCCAGCCTATTCAGTACTTGCTG CCCAGATTTCCTGAAGGCATACCACTAGTTGCAGCATTTGTTCACCCTTCAATGATTGAGATGTTGGATGCTGCTATTGAGGATGCAATTGAACGTGGTAGCTG GAATCTCCTAGGTGAAGACTTGGGTCCATTGAACTCAAAGGAGCTTGAGCAGCTTGAGCATCAACTAGCTTATAGGTTTTATCTTGTTTGGAGG ACCCAATATATGCTTGACCAGCTTTCTGAACTTCAGAATAAG CTTGAAGAAATTAGTGCCAGAAACCAGTTTCGAGTATCATGGGAAGGTGGTGAGCAAAGTGTAGCATTCACTAACCAGCAGGCTCAATCTATGGGGTTGTTTCAGCCATTGGAATGCAATCCAACTTTGCAGATAGG GATTCACATTCAAGGAGCAAGAAACATCGCAGCAACTCATTGGGATCGAGCAGTCAGAATTCAGAATCAAGTGACACACAAGAGCTAG